ACGTGAAATTCAGGCGACATGCGGAACAATCAAAGTCCGCCAGCCTCGCATTGACGACCGTGCTCTTCCTGGTCCAGAGCGTTTTACAAGTGCGATTCTTCCCAGGTTCATGCGGAAAACACCGACACTTGAGAACGTGATTCCAACGCTGTACCTGAAAGGAATCTCCACAAACAAGTTTCAGGATGCGCTAACGGCGATTTTCGGAGAAGGCGCGAAAGGCTTTTCTCCGGCAACAATAACAAGACTCAAGGAGGTCTGGCGGAAAGAATATAACGAATGGGCACACAGAAGGCTTGACGGAAAAGAATACGTATATGTGTGGGCTGACGGTGTCTACTGCAATGCCCGGCTTGATGACCAGAAACTCTGTCTCCTTGTAATAATTGGAGTTACAGTAGACGGAAAGAAGGAGCTTGTGGCAGTTCATCAGGGAGTGCGTGAAAGTGAGGAATCCTGGCTTGAGGTTCTGCGCGACTTGAAATTCCGCGGACTTACGGCAGCTCCAAAACTTGCAATATGTGACGGAGCGCTTGGATTTCAAAATGCAGTGGATAAAGTCTGGGGTCAGATGAAAATCCAGCGATGCTGGTTTCACAAGACGGGCAATGTGCTGGACAAAATGCCGGACTGCGTTCAGCCGGCGGCTAAAAAGAAACTTCAGGATATTTTTCTTGCAGACACAAAACAGCACGCACAGGATGCCTATCGGCATTTCATTGATACGTATGAGCTGAAATATCCGAAAGCAACGGAGTGCCTTGCAAAAGATTACGATGACCTGTTCAGGTTCTATGATTATCCGGCAGAGCACTGGGTTCATATCAGGACTTCAAACCCGATTGAATCGATGTTCGCAACGGTAAGGCTAAGGCACAGGTCAACTAAAGGAAATGGTTCTGCGGATGCCACGCTCGCAATGGTGTTTAAGCTCTGCAAGGAAGCTGAAAAGAACTGGAGACGGCTCAAAGGTTTTGAAAAGCTCCAGCTGGTCAAAGAAGATAAAACTTTT
This sequence is a window from Treponema brennaborense DSM 12168. Protein-coding genes within it:
- a CDS encoding IS256 family transposase; translated protein: MENILQWNLEKSTTASADFFENLVRESARKMLAAALESEVDQFIQKHQHKLDADGHRTVVRNGYMPEREIQATCGTIKVRQPRIDDRALPGPERFTSAILPRFMRKTPTLENVIPTLYLKGISTNKFQDALTAIFGEGAKGFSPATITRLKEVWRKEYNEWAHRRLDGKEYVYVWADGVYCNARLDDQKLCLLVIIGVTVDGKKELVAVHQGVRESEESWLEVLRDLKFRGLTAAPKLAICDGALGFQNAVDKVWGQMKIQRCWFHKTGNVLDKMPDCVQPAAKKKLQDIFLADTKQHAQDAYRHFIDTYELKYPKATECLAKDYDDLFRFYDYPAEHWVHIRTSNPIESMFATVRLRHRSTKGNGSADATLAMVFKLCKEAEKNWRRLKGFEKLQLVKEDKTFVDGILQIAA